The Aliiroseovarius pelagivivens genome contains a region encoding:
- the miaB gene encoding tRNA (N6-isopentenyl adenosine(37)-C2)-methylthiotransferase MiaB — protein MSDKKKLFIRTYGCQMNVYDSERMAEALGADGYEQTDTPDDADMILLNTCHIREKAAEKVYSELGRFKGLKAEKPDLKIGVAGCVAQAEGEEIMRRQPMVDLVVGPQTYHRLPSMMEQVAKGEKALDTDFPEEDKFEHLPKLRGTKAKRNPTAFLTVQEGCDKFCAFCVVPYTRGAEVSRPAERILREARDLVERGVREITLLGQNVNAYHGAGPDGDWSLAKLIWALDGIDGLERIRFTTSHPNDMTDDLIEAHGTCAKLMPYLHLPVQSGSDKILKRMNRSHTAESYLRLIERIREARPDILISGDFIVGFPEEDDQDFEDTMSLIREVNYGQAFSFKYSTRPGTPAAERALVDDAVATERLYRLQALITEQQRAIQNSMVGQEVGILFEKKGRLEGQMVGKSDHLHAVHVQCDAAVGDLRRVRITDSGPNSLAGELID, from the coding sequence ATGTCCGACAAGAAAAAACTCTTCATCCGCACCTATGGTTGCCAGATGAATGTTTATGACAGTGAACGCATGGCCGAAGCGCTGGGCGCGGATGGGTATGAGCAGACAGATACGCCGGACGATGCGGACATGATCCTGCTGAACACCTGCCACATTCGCGAAAAGGCCGCCGAGAAGGTCTATTCCGAACTTGGCCGCTTCAAGGGGCTGAAGGCTGAAAAGCCTGACCTGAAGATTGGTGTTGCGGGTTGTGTGGCGCAGGCTGAAGGTGAAGAGATCATGCGTCGTCAGCCGATGGTCGATCTGGTTGTTGGTCCGCAGACCTATCACCGCCTGCCGTCGATGATGGAGCAGGTCGCCAAGGGCGAAAAGGCGCTGGATACCGATTTCCCCGAGGAAGACAAATTCGAACACCTGCCCAAGCTGCGCGGCACCAAGGCCAAGCGCAACCCGACCGCTTTTCTGACGGTGCAAGAAGGCTGCGACAAGTTCTGTGCCTTCTGCGTAGTGCCCTACACCCGCGGCGCCGAAGTCAGCCGCCCGGCCGAGCGCATCCTGCGCGAAGCCCGCGATCTGGTCGAACGCGGCGTACGCGAAATCACCCTGTTGGGCCAGAACGTCAACGCCTATCACGGCGCTGGCCCCGACGGGGACTGGTCGCTGGCCAAGCTGATTTGGGCGCTGGATGGAATCGACGGGCTGGAGCGCATCCGCTTCACCACCTCGCATCCCAACGATATGACCGATGATCTGATCGAGGCGCACGGCACTTGTGCCAAGCTGATGCCTTATCTGCACCTTCCGGTTCAGTCGGGCTCGGACAAGATCCTGAAGCGGATGAACCGCAGCCACACGGCGGAAAGCTATCTGCGTCTGATCGAACGGATTCGCGAGGCGCGTCCGGACATCCTGATCTCGGGTGACTTCATCGTAGGCTTCCCGGAAGAAGATGATCAGGATTTCGAAGACACGATGAGCCTGATCCGCGAAGTGAACTACGGTCAGGCCTTCAGCTTCAAATACTCGACCCGCCCTGGCACCCCCGCCGCCGAGCGCGCGCTGGTGGATGACGCGGTCGCGACCGAGCGGCTTTATCGCCTGCAAGCGCTGATCACCGAACAGCAGCGCGCCATCCAAAACAGCATGGTCGGCCAAGAGGTCGGCATTCTGTTTGAAAAGAAAGGTCGCCTTGAAGGCCAGATGGTCGGCAAGTCCGATCATCTACACGCCGTTCACGTTCAGTGTGACGCGGCAGTAGGCGATCTTCGTCGCGTGCGGATCACCGACAGCGGACCGAATTCGCTGGCGGGTGAACTGATCGATTGA
- the irrA gene encoding iron response transcriptional regulator IrrA gives MPQVKRHIETNWLSGAGLRPTRQRLALAHLLIGDGQHRHVTAESLYEATRDGAEKVSLATVYNTLRVFSDAGLLREITVNGARSYFDTNVTNHPHFFWEDTEELMDAPDEDLKIAQLPEAPAGAEISKVDVVIRLRRS, from the coding sequence ATGCCGCAGGTTAAACGACATATCGAAACCAATTGGTTGTCCGGTGCAGGGCTGCGCCCGACGCGTCAGCGTCTGGCATTGGCGCATCTGCTGATCGGGGATGGGCAGCACCGCCACGTCACCGCCGAAAGCCTGTACGAGGCAACGCGGGATGGCGCGGAAAAAGTGTCGCTTGCTACGGTCTATAACACGCTGCGGGTTTTCTCGGATGCAGGCCTTCTGCGCGAGATCACCGTGAACGGCGCGCGCAGCTATTTCGACACGAACGTCACCAACCACCCGCATTTCTTCTGGGAAGACACGGAAGAGCTGATGGATGCGCCGGACGAAGATCTGAAGATCGCGCAGTTGCCAGAAGCGCCCGCTGGGGCCGAGATCTCCAAAGTCGACGTGGTGATCCGCCTGCGCCGCAGCTGA
- a CDS encoding FKBP-type peptidyl-prolyl cis-trans isomerase, protein MTEVTQGAKVRIHYTGTLEDGSVFDSSEGRDPLEFEAGSGMIIPGLDKALPGMKVGDKKKVTIAPEEAYGPRHDEAILEVPRADIPAEIPLEVGIQLQMSGPQGQPVPVTVTNLTDDTVTLDANHALAGKTLIFDFEVVGIG, encoded by the coding sequence ATGACCGAAGTCACGCAAGGCGCCAAGGTGCGCATTCACTATACTGGCACTTTGGAAGACGGCAGCGTCTTTGACAGCTCGGAAGGTCGCGATCCGCTGGAATTCGAAGCCGGATCCGGCATGATCATCCCCGGCCTTGATAAGGCCCTGCCCGGCATGAAGGTTGGCGACAAGAAAAAAGTCACCATCGCCCCGGAAGAGGCCTATGGCCCGCGTCATGACGAAGCCATTCTGGAAGTCCCGCGCGCCGATATCCCTGCCGAGATCCCGCTGGAAGTTGGCATTCAGTTGCAGATGAGCGGCCCGCAGGGTCAGCCCGTGCCTGTCACCGTCACCAACCTGACCGACGACACCGTCACGCTGGACGCCAACCACGCGCTGGCTGGCAAAACCTTGATCTTTGATTTCGAAGTTGTCGGCATCGGCTAA
- a CDS encoding PhoH family protein: MADLTTAPEAKVTPEVLLEFPDNRLLIDLCGEFDRNLTHIESHLGVQIIRRGNQLVVMGEMDAREKAGEVLSALYERLESGKAVEPGDIDAEIRMGGTQDGTGTRDGDQMEMFKGSDVEIKTRKKTIEPRTEAQKAYVQSLFNNELAFGIGPAGTGKTYLAVAVGVNMFLGGHVDRMILSRPAVEAGEKLGYLPGDMKDKVDPYMQPLYDALNDFLPSKQVTKLIEEKKIEIAPLAFMRGRTLANAFVVLDEAQNATTMQMKMFLTRLGEGSRMVITGDRSQVDLPRGVDSGLRDAEGLLKGIEQISFNYFTSKDVVRHPLVAKIIEAYDEASQKAMARAVKQAREK, translated from the coding sequence ATAGCAGACCTGACCACAGCACCCGAGGCAAAAGTAACCCCTGAAGTGCTGCTGGAATTTCCAGACAACCGCCTTCTTATTGATCTGTGCGGCGAGTTTGATCGCAACCTGACCCACATCGAAAGCCATCTGGGCGTGCAAATCATCCGGCGCGGCAATCAGCTTGTCGTAATGGGCGAGATGGACGCACGTGAAAAGGCGGGCGAGGTGCTGAGTGCGCTCTACGAGCGGCTTGAAAGCGGCAAAGCGGTCGAGCCCGGTGACATCGACGCGGAAATCCGCATGGGTGGAACACAGGATGGCACGGGCACCCGCGACGGCGACCAGATGGAGATGTTCAAAGGCAGCGACGTCGAAATCAAGACCCGTAAAAAGACCATCGAGCCACGCACCGAAGCGCAAAAGGCCTATGTTCAGAGCCTGTTCAACAATGAGTTGGCGTTCGGGATCGGCCCGGCAGGTACCGGCAAGACCTATTTGGCGGTGGCTGTGGGTGTGAACATGTTCCTTGGCGGGCATGTGGATCGCATGATCCTGTCGCGTCCTGCCGTCGAAGCGGGCGAAAAGCTGGGCTATCTGCCCGGTGACATGAAGGACAAAGTCGATCCGTATATGCAGCCGCTTTATGACGCGCTGAACGACTTTCTGCCCTCGAAACAGGTCACCAAACTGATCGAAGAGAAGAAGATCGAGATCGCGCCGTTGGCCTTCATGCGCGGGCGGACCTTGGCGAATGCTTTCGTCGTGTTGGATGAGGCGCAGAATGCCACCACCATGCAGATGAAGATGTTCCTAACCCGTCTGGGCGAAGGCTCGCGGATGGTGATCACGGGCGACCGGTCTCAGGTCGACCTGCCGCGTGGCGTGGACAGCGGTTTGCGCGATGCCGAGGGGCTGTTGAAGGGGATCGAGCAGATCAGCTTCAACTATTTCACCTCGAAAGACGTGGTGCGTCACCCGCTGGTCGCGAAGATCATCGAAGCCTATGACGAGGCCTCGCAAAAGGCGATGGCGCGCGCAGTTAAGCAGGCGCGTGAAAAGTAA
- the fabA gene encoding bifunctional 3-hydroxydecanoyl-ACP dehydratase/trans-2-decenoyl-ACP isomerase translates to MSDYPTSFSKEDLLKCAAGELFGPGNAQLPAPPMLMMDRITEISGDGGAHGKGHVLAEFDITPDLWFFDCHFPGNPIMPGCLGLDGLWQLTGFNLGWRGWLGRGYALGVGEVKLTGMVRPDRKMLTYKIDFTKAIQTRRLTMGVADGIVEADGEVIYQVKDMKVALSES, encoded by the coding sequence ATGTCGGACTATCCCACTAGCTTTAGCAAGGAAGACCTTTTGAAATGCGCGGCTGGCGAGTTGTTTGGCCCCGGCAATGCGCAGCTTCCTGCCCCGCCGATGCTGATGATGGACCGCATCACCGAGATTTCGGGCGATGGCGGCGCGCACGGTAAAGGCCACGTTCTGGCCGAGTTCGACATCACCCCGGACCTCTGGTTCTTCGACTGCCACTTCCCTGGCAACCCGATCATGCCCGGCTGTCTGGGTCTGGACGGCCTGTGGCAGCTGACCGGCTTTAACCTTGGCTGGCGTGGTTGGCTGGGTCGCGGTTATGCGCTGGGTGTGGGCGAGGTGAAACTCACCGGTATGGTCCGCCCCGACCGCAAGATGCTGACCTACAAGATCGACTTTACCAAAGCGATCCAAACCCGCCGCCTGACCATGGGCGTGGCCGATGGGATCGTCGAAGCCGATGGTGAAGTGATTTATCAGGTCAAAGACATGAAGGTTGCATTGAGCGAGAGCTGA